In Rhizobium jaguaris, a single window of DNA contains:
- a CDS encoding ABC transporter substrate-binding protein, whose translation MTFDLLGRPSSRRSFLKGAGVVSATALAGLPMPAIAQAQDINIISDESNADALAVLRKIADDFGKQAGVKVVVNNMDHEAHKTAIRNYLVAGAPDVCFWFSGNRMRAFVKRGLFDDISDLFEKEKYKDVLGAATGAVTVDGKQYGLPTGGTLWGMFYRKDVFSQLGTSVPASWDDFLAFGAKCKSANLTPVAMGTKELWPAAGWFDQMNLRINGLDKHMALMNGEMSYLDPALKPVFDQWETLLKQDFFTPNNTSFGWQEAGALLAQKKAGMMNLGAFVRYVFPKEELDQLAFAPFPTIDPKVGRFEEFSLNSVHIPTNAKNKQGAREFLAYFYRPENLGPYLEPGGNVPPRNDLPPSKDPLVNAAVEALKTVKGTSQYYDRDSDPDMAQAGLVGFQEFMAKPERRDVILKRLEGTRKRIYKL comes from the coding sequence ATGACTTTCGATTTGCTTGGAAGGCCATCAAGCCGGCGTAGTTTTCTGAAGGGCGCAGGGGTGGTTTCCGCCACCGCCTTGGCGGGCCTGCCGATGCCGGCTATTGCGCAGGCGCAGGACATCAACATCATTTCGGACGAGAGCAATGCCGATGCGCTCGCGGTCCTGCGCAAGATTGCCGATGATTTCGGTAAGCAGGCCGGCGTCAAGGTTGTGGTCAACAATATGGACCACGAGGCGCACAAGACAGCGATCCGCAATTATCTTGTCGCCGGCGCACCGGACGTCTGCTTCTGGTTTTCCGGAAACCGCATGCGCGCCTTCGTCAAGCGCGGCCTTTTCGACGATATTTCCGATCTCTTCGAGAAAGAAAAATACAAGGATGTGCTGGGTGCAGCGACAGGCGCCGTCACCGTCGACGGCAAGCAATACGGCCTGCCGACGGGCGGAACGCTGTGGGGCATGTTCTATCGCAAGGATGTCTTCAGCCAGCTCGGCACGTCGGTGCCGGCAAGCTGGGATGATTTCCTGGCCTTCGGCGCCAAATGCAAGAGCGCCAACCTGACGCCAGTTGCCATGGGCACCAAAGAATTGTGGCCTGCCGCCGGCTGGTTCGACCAGATGAATCTGCGCATCAACGGCCTCGACAAGCATATGGCGCTGATGAACGGCGAGATGAGCTATCTCGATCCGGCGCTCAAACCGGTCTTCGACCAATGGGAAACTTTGCTCAAGCAGGACTTTTTCACGCCGAACAATACGTCCTTCGGCTGGCAGGAAGCGGGCGCGCTTCTAGCGCAGAAGAAAGCGGGCATGATGAATCTCGGCGCCTTCGTCCGCTATGTCTTCCCGAAAGAAGAACTCGACCAGCTCGCTTTCGCACCATTCCCCACCATAGATCCGAAGGTCGGCCGTTTCGAGGAGTTCTCACTGAATTCGGTTCATATTCCGACGAACGCGAAGAACAAGCAGGGCGCCCGCGAGTTCCTGGCTTATTTCTACCGTCCGGAAAATCTCGGCCCCTATCTGGAGCCAGGCGGCAACGTTCCGCCGCGCAACGATCTGCCGCCGAGCAAGGATCCTCTGGTGAACGCGGCCGTCGAAGCGCTGAAGACGGTCAAGGGCACGTCGCAATATTACGACCGCGACAGTGACCCCGATATGGCGCAGGCCGGCCTCGTCGGCTTCCAGGAATTCATGGCGAAGCCCGAACGGCGCGATGTGATCCTGAAGCGGCTCGAGGGCACGCGCAAGCGCATCTACAAACTCTAA
- a CDS encoding ROK family transcriptional regulator, which yields MKLKGDQSTSRAMNRRLILNLLRREGPKSRAEIATITGLSPAAVTFVIADLIEEGHVAEGKAVAGLSGRRPIPVEINYANGLAIGFKLMVGSAECVVTDLATSPLASLRLTLADHDPENVIKTLAAAVPSLLKSAGRPNARLAGIGISMPGVIDNEQATCVRSHRYNWDNVPLASMLAQKVKVPVWLEDDTNAYAIAQQLFGLGRQHRNMAVLAIGVGISCALIIEGKLYRGANGAAGKFGHVVHEENGRLCECGKRGCLMAYYSQPSMLRTWRERTNRDSSHGLPEMLDAMNENEPAIASIVQEAGIGIGKALANLVNVTDPEVIVVGGEAVSFGDALFGPLRSTMAIHTFRPAPPLLPDWEDNSWARGAAALVTQKFFDFETSGGTTGSTEGLAKTSVA from the coding sequence GTGAAGCTGAAAGGTGACCAAAGCACATCGCGCGCCATGAACCGGCGGCTTATCCTCAACCTGCTGAGGCGTGAGGGGCCGAAAAGCCGTGCGGAAATCGCGACGATTACAGGCCTCAGCCCTGCGGCGGTCACTTTCGTCATCGCGGATCTGATCGAGGAGGGCCATGTCGCTGAAGGCAAAGCCGTCGCCGGGCTTTCCGGCCGCCGGCCGATCCCGGTCGAGATCAATTACGCCAACGGATTGGCAATCGGTTTCAAGCTGATGGTCGGCTCCGCGGAGTGCGTCGTCACCGACCTTGCCACCAGCCCGCTCGCATCGCTGCGGCTCACCCTTGCCGATCATGATCCGGAAAACGTCATCAAGACGCTTGCGGCGGCCGTTCCTTCGCTTCTCAAATCGGCCGGCCGGCCGAATGCGCGGCTTGCCGGCATCGGCATTTCGATGCCCGGCGTCATCGACAATGAACAAGCCACCTGTGTGCGTAGCCATCGATATAACTGGGACAATGTCCCTCTCGCCTCCATGCTGGCACAGAAGGTCAAGGTGCCCGTTTGGCTCGAAGACGACACGAATGCCTATGCGATTGCCCAGCAGCTTTTCGGGCTGGGACGGCAGCATCGCAACATGGCGGTGCTCGCGATTGGCGTCGGCATCAGTTGCGCCCTTATCATCGAAGGCAAGCTCTATCGCGGCGCCAATGGTGCCGCCGGCAAATTCGGCCATGTGGTTCACGAGGAAAACGGCCGTCTATGCGAATGCGGCAAGCGTGGCTGTCTCATGGCCTATTATTCGCAACCCTCGATGTTGCGCACCTGGCGCGAAAGAACCAACCGCGATAGCAGCCATGGCCTGCCGGAGATGCTCGATGCCATGAACGAGAACGAACCGGCGATCGCCAGCATTGTTCAGGAAGCAGGCATCGGCATCGGAAAGGCACTCGCAAATCTCGTCAACGTCACCGATCCCGAGGTGATTGTCGTCGGCGGTGAAGCCGTGTCCTTCGGGGATGCTCTTTTCGGGCCACTGAGGTCGACCATGGCCATTCACACCTTTCGCCCCGCTCCTCCATTGCTTCCGGATTGGGAGGACAATTCCTGGGCAAGGGGAGCAGCGGCACTCGTCACGCAGAAATTCTTCGACTTCGAGACATCAGGCGGCACGACGGGAAGCACGGAGGGATTGGCCAAAACTTCGGTCGCCTAG
- a CDS encoding acetylxylan esterase — translation MSVPTTHPFAFDPTYGMKLEQLLAIAPPEAPPGFDDFWAERYRHAIAVDPQPKLRRSKIENPNWHVLDVTYISTGAFQIGGWLLLPRDQEVRRGLVVGHGYGGRDLPDFDLPVEETAILFPCFRGLSLSACPPIPADAGGHVLYGIEKPASYIIGGCVDDLWIAVTTLIALYPWLAGHIGYSGISFGGGIGALAIPFDRRIDRGHLVVPTFGHRPLWLTLPTVGSADSVQAYQKKHGSVLETLRLFDAANAAARIKVPMLVASALFDPAVAPPCQFAVANSLAKFNEIFILDAGHFDYVGSSEQNALLHEKVRRFFKVP, via the coding sequence ATGAGCGTTCCAACGACACACCCCTTCGCCTTCGATCCAACCTATGGCATGAAGCTTGAGCAGCTCCTGGCGATCGCGCCGCCCGAGGCACCCCCGGGCTTCGACGATTTTTGGGCCGAACGGTATCGGCACGCGATAGCGGTCGACCCACAGCCGAAACTCCGCCGCAGCAAAATCGAAAATCCCAACTGGCATGTTCTCGACGTGACCTACATATCGACCGGCGCGTTTCAGATCGGCGGCTGGCTGCTTCTTCCCCGCGATCAGGAGGTGCGACGCGGCCTCGTCGTCGGGCATGGCTATGGCGGGCGGGATTTGCCCGACTTCGATCTGCCAGTGGAGGAGACAGCCATACTGTTTCCATGCTTCCGCGGGCTGTCGCTCAGCGCCTGTCCGCCGATACCGGCCGATGCTGGTGGCCACGTCCTTTACGGCATCGAAAAACCCGCTTCCTATATCATCGGCGGCTGCGTCGACGATCTATGGATCGCCGTCACGACGCTTATTGCCCTTTATCCCTGGCTTGCGGGGCATATCGGCTATAGCGGCATCAGCTTCGGCGGCGGTATCGGAGCGCTGGCGATCCCGTTCGATCGGCGGATCGATCGCGGGCATCTCGTCGTACCGACCTTCGGGCACCGGCCGCTGTGGCTGACCTTGCCAACCGTGGGCAGCGCCGATTCCGTCCAGGCCTATCAGAAAAAGCACGGAAGCGTGCTGGAGACCCTGCGCCTGTTCGATGCGGCGAACGCGGCTGCTCGCATCAAGGTACCGATGCTGGTCGCTTCGGCCCTCTTCGATCCGGCAGTAGCACCGCCCTGCCAATTCGCTGTCGCGAATTCGTTGGCAAAATTTAACGAAATCTTCATCCTCGATGCCGGCCATTTCGACTATGTTGGCAGCAGCGAGCAAAATGCGCTCCTTCATGAAAAAGTCCGACGATTTTTCAAGGTGCCATGA
- a CDS encoding esterase family protein, whose protein sequence is MNREYLRWYSQRLHRDMELLVFGHAGAKVLMFPTRDGRFWEYEQLGIVASLADKLRAGHLQLYCIEGLATETFYGSHHHPADRIRRHTAFEEYILNEVLPLMAQKNPHECTIVHGCSLGAFQAASLVFRHPHLFRKLVAFSGRYDLTIKVESFGDLFEGYYDDNVYFHTPTHFLPGLVSEWQLERLRQVDIVLTIGDADPFLDNNRHLSRLLVDKQVSHQLHVWGGRAHRAGAWRKMAALYI, encoded by the coding sequence ATGAACCGAGAATACCTGCGCTGGTACAGCCAGCGCCTGCATCGAGACATGGAACTTTTGGTGTTCGGCCATGCCGGCGCCAAGGTATTGATGTTTCCGACGCGGGACGGGCGCTTTTGGGAGTATGAGCAGCTTGGTATCGTCGCCAGCCTTGCCGACAAATTGCGAGCCGGCCATCTTCAGCTCTACTGTATCGAGGGCCTGGCCACCGAAACTTTTTACGGATCCCACCACCATCCAGCCGACCGTATTCGCCGGCACACCGCCTTCGAAGAATATATTCTGAACGAAGTTCTGCCGCTGATGGCCCAGAAAAACCCTCATGAATGCACCATCGTGCATGGCTGCAGCCTCGGTGCTTTCCAGGCGGCCAGCCTCGTCTTTCGCCACCCTCACCTCTTTCGCAAGCTCGTCGCCTTTTCCGGCCGCTACGATCTGACGATAAAGGTCGAATCTTTTGGCGACCTGTTCGAGGGCTACTACGACGACAATGTCTATTTCCACACGCCGACACACTTCCTTCCAGGGCTTGTCAGCGAATGGCAGCTTGAAAGGCTGCGCCAGGTCGACATCGTCCTCACCATCGGGGACGCCGATCCCTTCCTCGACAACAACCGCCACCTGAGCCGGCTTCTCGTCGATAAGCAGGTTAGCCATCAGCTGCATGTCTGGGGCGGGCGGGCCCACCGGGCAGGTGCCTGGCGCAAGATGGCGGCGCTCTATATTTGA
- a CDS encoding DUF763 domain-containing protein, protein MAQRAGNADLPLHGGRVPKWLGDRMTRLGAVITEAVVQHYGRDELLRRLASPFWFQSFGAVMGMDWHSSGITTSVLGALKRGLTPLAGDLGIHVCGGRGAQSRKTPDELAAIGNRVGIDGAALATTSRLVAKVDSAALQDGFDLYLHGFIVTDDGKWVVVQQGMNGDRRQARRYHWLSEGLTSFLDSPHAAIEGRDQGEIVNLADRRADQSRAGQLDLLATLGPDKIVCELAALQAEPTAVGKDHAQPMLPHLIMPAHHDVRETDVNMRRLHGNLAAAADRGPVDFEDLLLTSGVGARTVKALAMVAEVVHGAPYRFSDPARFSLAHGGKDRHPFPVPLKVYDETISVMKSAVRKGRLGRDEELQALKRLDDQSRLLERYVTGPDLKEIVAGEFDKSAFYGGRSVFGWEPPPLEDEEERRRQPSKG, encoded by the coding sequence TTGGCGCAAAGAGCGGGCAACGCTGATCTTCCCCTGCATGGAGGCCGGGTGCCGAAATGGCTCGGCGACCGGATGACGCGTTTGGGCGCCGTGATTACCGAGGCGGTGGTTCAGCATTATGGGCGTGACGAACTATTGCGACGGTTGGCCAGTCCGTTCTGGTTCCAGTCTTTTGGCGCCGTCATGGGCATGGACTGGCATTCCTCGGGCATTACTACCAGCGTCCTCGGTGCGCTGAAACGGGGTCTGACGCCGCTTGCCGGCGACCTTGGAATCCATGTCTGCGGCGGTCGCGGTGCTCAGTCGCGCAAGACGCCGGATGAGTTGGCGGCTATCGGCAATCGTGTCGGTATCGACGGCGCGGCGCTTGCGACGACAAGCCGGCTGGTCGCCAAGGTCGACAGCGCCGCACTTCAGGACGGATTCGACCTCTATCTGCACGGCTTCATCGTGACGGACGATGGCAAATGGGTCGTCGTCCAGCAGGGAATGAACGGCGATCGGCGACAGGCACGGCGGTATCATTGGCTGTCCGAAGGGCTGACAAGCTTCCTTGATTCCCCGCATGCGGCCATCGAGGGAAGAGACCAGGGCGAGATCGTCAATCTCGCCGATAGGCGCGCCGATCAGTCACGCGCGGGTCAACTCGATTTGCTAGCCACTTTGGGGCCGGATAAGATCGTGTGCGAGTTGGCCGCGCTGCAAGCCGAGCCGACGGCAGTTGGCAAAGACCACGCGCAACCCATGCTGCCGCATTTGATCATGCCGGCACATCATGATGTGCGCGAAACCGATGTGAACATGCGGCGACTGCACGGAAATCTGGCGGCTGCCGCCGACCGTGGGCCGGTGGATTTCGAGGACCTGCTGCTGACATCGGGCGTTGGCGCAAGAACGGTCAAGGCGCTGGCAATGGTTGCGGAAGTGGTGCATGGCGCGCCGTACCGCTTCTCCGATCCCGCCCGGTTTTCGCTCGCACATGGCGGCAAGGACCGCCACCCTTTCCCGGTTCCGTTGAAGGTCTATGACGAGACCATCAGCGTGATGAAATCGGCGGTGAGAAAGGGACGGCTGGGTCGCGACGAGGAATTGCAGGCTTTGAAACGCCTGGACGATCAGTCCCGCTTGCTCGAACGATATGTCACCGGTCCCGATCTCAAGGAGATTGTTGCTGGCGAATTTGACAAGTCCGCTTTTTACGGCGGACGCAGCGTATTCGGCTGGGAGCCTCCCCCGTTGGAAGACGAGGAGGAAAGACGCCGGCAGCCGTCAAAAGGCTGA
- a CDS encoding SfnB family sulfur acquisition oxidoreductase, translating into MDLALQQTDRIRPVATQLTTEEEAIATARALARRFAESASDRDVDRLLPHHELEALSQSGLLSITVPSEYGGLDVSNAVLAEVTAILAEADGSIGQIPQNHFYILEALRTDGSEEQKKFFFGRALAGDRFGNALSERGTKTVGHYNTRISRDGLGYRINGSKYYSTGVVFADWITVFALDEEDRLTMSFLPRGTEGIEIIDDWDGFGQRTTGSGTTILHNVYARADAVVFHHKGFERPTTIGSVGQIIHAGIDLGIARAAFAETVEFVKTKSRPWMDSGVEHASDDPLTIAKIGQIAIRLEAATAVVERAGQKVDVAQIDPSEANVVSATLAVAAAKVLTTEIALEASNTLFELAGTSSVRVGLNLDRHWRNARTHTLHDPVRWKYHVVGNYHLNDVTPPKNGAL; encoded by the coding sequence ATGGATTTAGCCCTGCAACAGACCGATCGAATTCGCCCAGTGGCGACCCAATTGACGACCGAAGAAGAGGCAATCGCGACAGCGCGAGCACTGGCCAGACGATTTGCCGAGTCGGCTTCCGATCGCGACGTTGATCGATTGCTGCCGCATCATGAGCTTGAGGCCCTGTCGCAATCGGGTCTGCTTTCGATCACCGTTCCCTCCGAATATGGCGGGCTCGACGTTTCCAATGCGGTTCTGGCCGAGGTTACCGCCATTCTCGCCGAAGCCGATGGCTCGATCGGGCAGATACCGCAAAACCATTTCTACATTCTCGAAGCCTTGCGAACCGACGGCAGCGAAGAGCAGAAGAAATTCTTTTTCGGCAGAGCTCTCGCCGGCGATCGCTTCGGCAACGCGCTGTCCGAACGCGGCACCAAGACAGTCGGCCACTACAATACCCGCATCAGCCGCGACGGGCTCGGCTACAGGATCAATGGCAGCAAATATTATTCAACCGGTGTCGTTTTCGCCGACTGGATCACGGTCTTCGCACTGGACGAGGAGGACCGGCTGACCATGTCGTTCCTGCCGCGCGGCACCGAGGGAATCGAGATCATCGACGATTGGGACGGGTTCGGCCAGCGGACGACCGGCAGCGGCACAACGATCCTCCACAATGTCTATGCGCGCGCGGATGCCGTCGTCTTCCATCACAAGGGGTTCGAGCGCCCGACAACCATCGGTTCCGTCGGGCAGATCATCCATGCCGGCATCGACCTCGGCATTGCCCGCGCTGCTTTCGCCGAAACCGTCGAATTCGTCAAAACCAAGTCGCGCCCCTGGATGGACAGCGGCGTCGAACATGCCTCCGACGATCCCTTGACCATCGCCAAGATCGGACAGATCGCCATTCGTCTCGAGGCCGCGACCGCTGTCGTCGAACGTGCCGGTCAGAAGGTCGACGTGGCCCAGATCGATCCAAGCGAAGCAAATGTCGTTTCGGCCACGCTTGCCGTCGCGGCTGCGAAGGTGCTGACGACGGAAATCGCGCTTGAAGCGTCGAACACGCTGTTCGAACTGGCCGGCACCTCATCCGTTCGCGTCGGCCTCAATCTCGATCGCCATTGGCGCAATGCGCGTACCCACACACTGCACGATCCCGTGCGCTGGAAATATCATGTCGTCGGCAATTATCATCTCAACGACGTGACGCCACCGAAGAACGGCGCACTTTGA
- a CDS encoding acyl-CoA dehydrogenase family protein, which produces MSQSNVVFATPHSTGREALLSTAAEISADFAKRAAELDREGLPPLKEIIRLKNSGLLNALHASQIGGGGLNWVDALKLVRIIARGESSLGQLIGYHFVNSQYIYWAIEDDARAHALGVETVAKNYYWGAAVNPRDPGLELTRRGNTYALNGRKSFSTAAHISDYINANAALDGKIASFAVPTNRPGYVTNDDWDNIGQRLSDSGSVEFRDFPVYEEDFIALPSEPDAPPPVLSTFNTPLIQLVFVNFYLGTAEGALEAALDYVRSTTRPWITSGVGKAADDPYILERVGEFAAALKASVALADSAAQAVEAALSCGREVTARERGEAAAEAYAAKVHATNVSLDITSRVFELTGARSTASHYRFDRFWRNVRTHTLHDPVFYKAKEVGEFVLNGKIPAVSLYS; this is translated from the coding sequence ATGAGCCAATCCAATGTTGTTTTCGCCACCCCCCATAGTACCGGGCGGGAAGCCCTATTGTCCACCGCGGCCGAGATTTCCGCCGATTTCGCGAAGCGTGCGGCCGAACTCGACCGCGAAGGGCTGCCGCCGCTGAAGGAAATCATCCGGCTTAAGAATTCCGGTCTGCTCAACGCGCTGCATGCGTCGCAGATCGGCGGCGGCGGTCTCAATTGGGTCGATGCGCTGAAGCTGGTGCGCATCATCGCGCGCGGCGAGAGCTCGCTGGGCCAACTTATTGGCTATCACTTCGTCAATAGCCAATATATCTATTGGGCGATCGAGGATGACGCTCGCGCCCATGCGCTCGGCGTGGAAACGGTAGCGAAAAACTATTATTGGGGCGCTGCCGTCAATCCGCGTGATCCGGGTCTGGAGCTGACCCGGCGCGGCAACACCTATGCGCTCAACGGCCGCAAATCGTTTTCGACGGCGGCCCATATCTCCGATTATATCAATGCCAACGCCGCCCTTGACGGCAAGATCGCCAGTTTCGCCGTACCGACCAATCGGCCGGGTTATGTCACCAATGACGATTGGGACAATATCGGCCAGCGGCTCTCCGATAGCGGGAGCGTCGAGTTCCGCGATTTTCCGGTCTACGAGGAGGATTTCATTGCGCTACCCTCCGAACCGGATGCGCCGCCGCCGGTGCTTTCGACCTTCAACACCCCGCTGATCCAGCTCGTCTTCGTCAATTTCTACCTTGGCACCGCCGAGGGTGCGCTCGAGGCGGCGCTCGACTATGTTCGTTCGACAACCCGGCCATGGATCACATCCGGCGTCGGGAAGGCGGCGGACGATCCCTATATCCTTGAGCGGGTCGGGGAGTTCGCTGCTGCGCTGAAAGCCTCGGTCGCGCTCGCCGATAGCGCCGCGCAGGCCGTTGAGGCGGCGCTGTCCTGCGGCAGGGAGGTCACGGCTCGTGAGCGTGGGGAAGCGGCGGCGGAAGCCTATGCGGCGAAGGTACACGCGACCAACGTTTCGCTCGACATCACCTCGCGCGTCTTCGAATTGACCGGCGCCCGCTCTACCGCTTCGCACTACCGGTTCGACCGCTTCTGGCGCAACGTCCGCACCCATACGCTGCACGATCCGGTTTTCTACAAGGCAAAGGAAGTCGGTGAGTTCGTTTTGAACGGCAAGATTCCGGCCGTCAGCCTCTATAGCTGA
- a CDS encoding substrate-binding domain-containing protein — protein sequence MKSLARLALSAAVIPFVFMQPANADGIAGAPAPFNKGGVKLALISYISAGDFFQAYQAGAEAQAKALGIDLRVFPGRQDAAEQREQILQAVNLGVSGIVIDHGLPESLGDVVQQALDKGVKIVAFDVNLNNPKIPQVEQSDHELAQQALDQVVKDNGKSFAAGYVYVAGFAPLDRRNEVWDKFRAANPGVVEKARFGNVSDTTATTTADQAKAALTANPDIKVVFAPYDEFARGVKLAAGDLGIADKIKIYSADVSTADIQEITEPGSPWVATVATNPAVVGAVSVRAAALQIAGQEIPHQITIKPTLLTQDSLRAAGVKTIEDLAAKIPAFSTSDAATASWIPDKLF from the coding sequence ATGAAATCTCTCGCACGGCTCGCCCTGTCTGCCGCCGTCATTCCATTCGTCTTCATGCAGCCGGCGAATGCCGATGGCATCGCCGGTGCGCCCGCACCATTCAACAAGGGGGGCGTCAAGCTCGCGCTGATCAGCTACATCTCCGCCGGCGATTTCTTCCAGGCCTATCAGGCGGGCGCCGAAGCGCAAGCCAAGGCACTCGGCATCGATCTCCGCGTCTTCCCAGGCCGCCAGGATGCCGCCGAGCAGCGCGAGCAGATCCTCCAGGCCGTCAATCTCGGCGTCAGCGGTATCGTCATCGATCACGGCCTGCCGGAATCGCTCGGCGATGTTGTGCAGCAGGCGCTCGACAAGGGCGTTAAGATCGTCGCCTTCGATGTCAACCTCAACAATCCGAAGATCCCCCAGGTCGAGCAGAGCGATCACGAACTCGCACAGCAAGCGCTCGACCAGGTGGTGAAGGACAACGGCAAGAGCTTTGCCGCCGGCTACGTCTATGTCGCGGGCTTTGCACCGCTCGACCGTCGCAACGAGGTCTGGGACAAGTTCAGGGCCGCCAATCCCGGCGTGGTCGAAAAGGCGCGCTTCGGCAATGTCAGCGACACGACTGCCACCACCACTGCCGACCAGGCCAAGGCGGCATTGACGGCCAATCCCGATATCAAGGTGGTCTTTGCGCCCTACGACGAATTTGCCCGTGGCGTGAAGCTCGCGGCCGGCGACCTTGGCATCGCCGACAAGATCAAAATCTATTCCGCCGATGTCTCGACCGCCGATATCCAGGAGATCACCGAGCCGGGAAGCCCGTGGGTCGCGACCGTCGCCACCAATCCGGCCGTGGTCGGTGCCGTTTCCGTTCGCGCGGCCGCTCTACAGATCGCCGGCCAGGAGATTCCGCACCAGATCACCATCAAACCGACACTTCTGACCCAGGACAGCCTGCGCGCTGCTGGCGTCAAGACCATCGAGGATCTGGCCGCCAAGATCCCGGCCTTCAGCACCAGTGATGCTGCGACCGCGAGCTGGATTCCGGACAAGTTGTTCTGA